The window TCCTTATATGGGATTGATTACTTTGTTCGCTGAAGGCAGATTTCCAAGTAAGTTGGGACTTGAGAGATGATGAATTTTGGGATACAAAGTTGCCCAAGTCTACCACCATTTGAGAGCTGATACAGGGAATGGCAACGAAATTCTGGGAACTGGGTAGTAGGAAGTACTTGTTTAACTTGTTTAATTTCAAGGTAGTGTCAGAGGAAGACCTAGAGAGCAAAATTTCCTTGTGCAGTTGCATGTGCAATGGAAACTTCCAGCCTTAGAGAAAGCTAGATACGATGAATTCTGCCGAGCCGGTACAGAACAGGGCAcataaaacacacacagcagGCTCAGCACACGTTCAGGAGGTGACATTCACGAGCTGGCGACCATCGTAAAGCGTGATTTCCAAGACCACGCACTTTGAAATGTCCGCGGCTACCCTAAGAACCTAAGCACCGTGTACACAAAAGCAGGTCAAAAAATTAACGTACCTGAAAGGAAACTTGGCCACAAGTCTCGGCAACCTCTCCCTTAGGGACGAGACCACCTGAAGCTTCAGCCGGTGGCCGGGCCGGGAGGGTGTCGCAGCAGCTGCCGCCCGACAAGCGGAGCTGGCTTTTGCGCGAGTCGGCGGTGAGCGACACCTCGTGCGAGTAGGAGTGCAGGAAGGCGCGGACGCCGTCGATGCCCACGAAGTGCGAGGCCGGGACGCCGCGCaaggcgccgctgcccgccgccagcAGCTGCGAGCGgcgccagcgccagcgccgcaggcgcagcgccagcagcagcagcaggaaggcgaggaagaggcaggacacGGCCGCCACGGCCACCACCAGCCACCGCGTCAGGCTGCCGGCCGGctcgcccggcgccgccgccgcgctgcccagCTCCGCCAGCAGCTCGGCCACGCTCTCGGCCAGCACCACGGTCAGCGTGGCCGTGGCCGACAGCGCCGGACGCCCGTggtccttcaccaccaccaccaggctcTGCCGCGCCGCGTCGCGGGCCAGCGGGAAGCGCGCCGTGCGCACCTCGCCGCTGTGCAGCCCCACGCGGAACAGCCCCGGCTCCGTCGCCTTGGCCAGCTCGTACGACAGCCACGCGTTCTGCCCCGCGTCCGCGTCCACCGCCACCACCTTGGCCACCAGCGCCCCGGGCTCCGCCGAGCGCGGCGCCAGCTCCACGCCCGCCcagcccgcgcccggcgccgccgccgccggcgggtacAGCACCTGCGGCGCGTTGTCGTTCTCGTCCACGATCACGAGCCGCACCGACACGTTGCTGCTCAGCGCCGGCGCGCCGCCGTCCTCCGCCCGCACCCACAGCCACACCTCGCGCACCTCCTCGTAGTCGAAGGAGCGCAGCGCGTACAGCGCGCCCGTCTCCGCCTGCACCGACACGTAGGACGACAGCGGCGCGCCCCGCACCCGCCCCTCCGACAGCCGGTACCGCACGCGCGCGTTCTGCCCCCAGTCCGCGTCCGCCGCCCGCACCGTCAGCACCAGCGCGCCCGCCGCGTTGTTCTCGGGCAGCCGCGCGCTGTAGCGCGCCTCCGCGAAcaccggcgcgttgtcgttcacgtccagCACCCGCAGCGCCAGCACCGCGCTGCTCCACAGCGCCGGCGACCCGCCGTCCGCCGCCCGCACCGTCACGTTGTACTCCGCCACCTCCTCCCGGTCCAGCTCCCTCGCCGTCACCACGCGGTAGTAGTCCTCGAAGGACTTCTCCAGGCGGAACGGGAGGCGCTCGGCCATGCTGCACCGCACCTCGCCGTTCGCCCCCGAGTCCCGGTCCTGCACGTGCAGCAGGGCCACCACCGTCCCCGACGGGGCGTCCTCAGAGATCGCGCTCAGCGCCGACGACACTGTCAGTTCGGGAGCGTTGTCGTTTACGTCGGTCACAGAGATCGCGATTTTCGCCGTGTCGAAAAGTCCGCCGCCGTCTTCTGCCTTCACCTCCACTTCGTAGGAGTCGCCTTCCTCGAAGTCCAGGCTCCGCACCAGACTGATCGCTCCCGTCTCAACATCCAGCTGCAATATCTGGGATGCCATGTCCTTCGTTTTCTTCAATGAGTATTTCACGTGCCCGTTCAGCCCCTCGTCGGCGTCGGTGGCCGTGACGGTGACGAGGACGGAGCCCACGGGCACGTCCTCCGGCACACGCACCGTGtactccgcctggctgaacacggGCGCGTTGTCGTTCGCGTCCAGCACCGCCACGCGGATCCGCGCCGTGCCCGTCCGCGCCGGCTCTCCGCCGTCGCTCGCCCTCAGCACCAGCTCGTGAAACGCCGcctcctcccggtccagcgcCTTCGCCAGCACCAGCTCGGGACGCTGatcgccgccggggcccgcctgCACGGCCAGCGAGAAGTGCTCGTCGCCGCCCAGCTCGTAGCTCTGCAGTGAATTCCGTCCCACGTCCGGGTCATGAGCCTCGGCCAGGGGAAACCGCGACCCTGGGGCTGTCGTCTCGCTCATTCTCAGTTGCGTTTCTGCCTCTTGGAAGCTGGGCGCGTTGTCGTTAATGTCCGTGATTTCCACTTCGATTCCGTAAACCTGCATTTCCCCCTCCATTATCACCTCACACCGCAGCACGCACTTTTCCAACAGCCGGCACAGCTGTTCTCTGTCTATCCTCTGCGCCGTCACTAAATGTCCCGTCTTCCCGTGCAGAGCGAAATACTGCGTCCTACCTTTGTCCAAGATGCTGAGGTCGCGGTGGCGGAGcgccggcagctccagccccaggtccTTGGCCACGTCGCCCACGAACGAGCCCTTCGGCATCTCCTCGGGAACCGAGTAGCgcagctgcccccacgctgcctcccACGCCGCCACCAGCACGCACCACAGCAGGGctcgctcccgccggccccgatACCTCCCCGCCGCGCACATCTCCGCCGCGGCACTGCCGGCACCGCACCaccgccggcagctccccgccgccgcccgccgatCCGGCTCGCCgctcccggccgctgccgccggcccctccgcctcGCTGAAGCACGGCTCCGCACCGCGGGGACACTCGCAGACCGCCCGGCCGCCGAGACAGCTACAGAGCAAGCGAGCGAGCGAGCCGAGCCGCAGCGGGCGGGGCTGCCTCCAGCGCTCCGgccttcctcccgctcctcctcggTCAACAGCGGCGCCCGCAGCCTCCTCCCGGCACTGCAGGCACCCAGCGCTGCcgagcgctgcccgccctgcctttCCCACGCGCAGCTCGCGGGGACCGGACAGTCCACACGGAGACGTCGGTTCCCGGCCAGCGGTGATCTCCTGCCTTGGCTTTTCTCGAGCCCATCTCCTCTTTCATCCTCCAGGCGACCACAACCAGGAGGAAGGCTGAGGCCTCCCGTGGGCGTGGTGTTTCTACCGCACGGGAAAAAGGACTCGCTAATGCCCATCTATGTAAAGTAAAATACTCTTTCGTAATATGACGTGCAGAATATTACGAGTCTTGGCCCATTCGTTCAAAAGCACAATCTCTGCCACGAATTTTTGTAGCTGTCTAGCTTCAATGCATAAGAAAACGCTTGCTGAAATTCCAACTACGACATTCAGACCCGCCCCACGGAGAACCAGAGATATCAGACTCATTAGCCGAAACGGcagcaacttttctttaaatacttccgTTCATCTGGAACACGCTCCAAATTATCTACTCCACAACCATTGACTGAGATCAGACATGTAAGGGCTGAAGAAGGTGGGGTCAGTCAATTGAAACTGAGACCCTAAACCCGTACAGCTCCTGAGGAAGTGAACTTGCTCAGGCACCTGCGCCGTGCTCAGGGATTTCTCCCTAGAAGACCTTCCTGGGAACACAGTACAGAAAGAAGAACGCTCCCCTGTTGCTCGAAAGTCATTCTGTCCCACCCACCCCGGTTTCAGGCTACAGGTCACCTGATCACTTCGCACTGATTGTACGACAGCTACCCAGGAGGCAGGAAGCACCTGCAGTGAACCTGGCCAGAATCATCTGCTCGGCCTCCCGCAGACTCCGGGGAAAATGGCTTTGCGAgtgcagcaagaagaaaaacaggtacaTCTGCCTTTGCTCCTATGCTCATTCTGTGGCCCACAACAGCAAACAGGGGGTGATTGCAGCCGTACGACAGGGTTGGTTTGCTCCAAATTTTTCTTGTGCGTCTACTTTCCCGATAGTCGTCTATTCTCAGCGGTATTTTGGAATGGGATGAGAGCAATGCAATGCTTCAGTCAAGTCACTGAGCTAGCGCCTACATCATTAAACACCCAAAGCTGCAGCTAATACTGAGCAAGGAAAGTTAATGGACTCTAATGGgtgatttccctttttaatagGCCACATTAATTCAGGGTTTGTATGGTTTATACACACTTACACTGAAACAATGGATTCGATGGCTTGAACGACTAGGAAGgggctttcattttgtcagaaatCCAGGTGTAAAGGATTGCAACTTGTTAATTAAGTATTAACAAAGTAATAAGAGGCGTGGGGACCATTTCCACATGTGCAAATGGACTTTATCGAAATGCCTAACTGCTGTCGCTTTGAGTATGCCCTTGTCGTTGTCGATATGTTCTCAGACATATGGGTAGAGGCTTCTCCTTGTAAACGGGCAGACACAACAACTATTGCAAGAAATGGCTGAGAGACCGACTTCCTCGGTTTTGTATTGCCTTGTCAACGCGATCAACCACGTCCAAGCACCTCTCtttgggaaaaggggagaggaaaagaagacaggCTCCGAAATACAAAAGccgattttctttttttttttttttttttgagatctcaTACTACACTGTGTATGAAAGACAGATCAGGAACAATAAAACTACCACCCaggatagaattaaaaaaaaaaaaaaaaagacaaataactgCACAAAGAAACAATGCCTGGAGAAATTAACCCATCCCACGTGGGCTACCATTTCTGAAGAAGCCTTCCACCAAAAGATGGGCCACACTCCCCTCCTTCATCAGGAAGGAATAACCTGTAACTTCTCCTTTCATGGAGAAAGCACGcacatttcaggaaggaaaaatctcCAACGCCAAGGGTCAAGCCCTTCTCCCGACTCCATCATGCAGAATCCCCAGATTTCATGCTACACAGTGAGGATTGGTGCTCACCGTTAAAATGGGAAATAACCGTACAAAGAACTCGGAAGAATCATGCCTGGTTATAATTTATCCGTCCGATTAATGCTGCCATTTCTGCACCAGCCTTCCTCCAAAACATGAGAGGGCA is drawn from Mycteria americana isolate JAX WOST 10 ecotype Jacksonville Zoo and Gardens chromosome 8, USCA_MyAme_1.0, whole genome shotgun sequence and contains these coding sequences:
- the LOC142413710 gene encoding protocadherin gamma-A10-like, with the translated sequence MCAAGRYRGRRERALLWCVLVAAWEAAWGQLRYSVPEEMPKGSFVGDVAKDLGLELPALRHRDLSILDKGRTQYFALHGKTGHLVTAQRIDREQLCRLLEKCVLRCEVIMEGEMQVYGIEVEITDINDNAPSFQEAETQLRMSETTAPGSRFPLAEAHDPDVGRNSLQSYELGGDEHFSLAVQAGPGGDQRPELVLAKALDREEAAFHELVLRASDGGEPARTGTARIRVAVLDANDNAPVFSQAEYTVRVPEDVPVGSVLVTVTATDADEGLNGHVKYSLKKTKDMASQILQLDVETGAISLVRSLDFEEGDSYEVEVKAEDGGGLFDTAKIAISVTDVNDNAPELTVSSALSAISEDAPSGTVVALLHVQDRDSGANGEVRCSMAERLPFRLEKSFEDYYRVVTARELDREEVAEYNVTVRAADGGSPALWSSAVLALRVLDVNDNAPVFAEARYSARLPENNAAGALVLTVRAADADWGQNARVRYRLSEGRVRGAPLSSYVSVQAETGALYALRSFDYEEVREVWLWVRAEDGGAPALSSNVSVRLVIVDENDNAPQVLYPPAAAAPGAGWAGVELAPRSAEPGALVAKVVAVDADAGQNAWLSYELAKATEPGLFRVGLHSGEVRTARFPLARDAARQSLVVVVKDHGRPALSATATLTVVLAESVAELLAELGSAAAAPGEPAGSLTRWLVVAVAAVSCLFLAFLLLLLALRLRRWRWRRSQLLAAGSGALRGVPASHFVGIDGVRAFLHSYSHEVSLTADSRKSQLRLSGGSCCDTLPARPPAEASGGLVPKGEVAETCGQVSFQVR